Below is a genomic region from Triticum dicoccoides isolate Atlit2015 ecotype Zavitan chromosome 5A, WEW_v2.0, whole genome shotgun sequence.
GTTTCCCGCCACATTTTTCCGATGCCAACCATGTTTTTCGTTGCCCGTGGCTATAAAAAGTCCGTCGTCATGGCCAAATAGTTCACAACCTCTACTTCAAATATTGCTGCGTGTAGCCATTTTCTCCCTCCCTATCATCATGCCGCTTCCACCGCCGCCGGACTAGGTGCCGCTCTCGGAGGAGGGGCGGATGGTGGACGAGGAACAAGTGGAGGAGAAGGGTGTCCTCatcgccgaggaggaggaggagaaggaggacagcCGTTATGTGCTGGAGGCCGTGCAGGAAGATCCTGCCCCTAATGACTGGTCGAATTGGAATACCAAAACATACTCCACTGAGTAAGATATCCAACACGACTATTTGCAGATCATGCATAAGGAGGAGGAGAGAGCTCACCCATCCCGGCCACCACGTGCTCCCCGTCGCCTCACTGTGAAGGAGGCATGGGATGAGCGCTACACCGTCTATGCCTTAGCCGTCCGCCTTGGTGAAATCTTCAATTACACCGCCACCGGGAAGGTGTTAAAGGACGAAAGAGGCCGCGTCGTGTGGCTCCATTACGAGGAGAAACGGGCAGATTTGGAGTCGGAGAGAAAGCAAATCAGATGACGCACATTCGACATGAAGATGATGACATTCACGAAGACGAATCGCGCCATATTGGGCGTTGCCCCCTTGAAAATGTCATCCTCGACGATGACAAACAGGAATGGGACTAAGATGAGGTCAACGGACCGTCACATGGCCGTGCCTAGACGACAAGTGGACTAGTCACATATGCATGTGGCTCGTGCACTGCATTCACCATCTTCGAGGTGAGGAGCAACTAGTGTTTCTCCCAAGAAGTAAAAAGTCATCAATTTAGTAAAAAAATGCCGCTAATTGACTTTTTTCACCCCCACGTAACTACTTTGTAATGCAATGTTATCTCAAATTAGTGTTTTAGTCCCTCAAGTTGAGTGTGTGGATTTTTTAGTTGATGCAACAAcaaaaaaacagaacagaaaagaaAAGGTATGAAGGCCGCATATGAGGACTCTCGATCAACTAAATCTAGTCTTTTCAACACCCCTTTGAGTATCTCAAAAAAGCAGAGCATGACCATGGGTAGGCTGGTAAGAACAACATTGATTAGAGTTAACCGTTCTCCATAAGACATGAGTTTACCCTTTCCAACAGCTGAGCTTCTTTTTGTACCGATCTTCAATTAGTTTCCACTCCCTGTCTGAGTTTGCAGTGATGGATGGGTATTCCTAGATGCGTAAACGGTAAACGGAAGAGCCCCCACCTCACAACCAAAAAGTTGCCTATACTGGCTCTCTTCCTCAGAATAGCTCACTTTTGTGAAAGTTTATTTTGAGAGAAGAGTTGTTCAAAAAGATAAAGGATCAATTTCATATTCATAGCTTTCTGAAGATCATGCTCCATAAATGATGAAAGGCAACCTACTGTTCATTTTGAATGGTTTCAGAAGTTCAAGTTTAACATAGATGGCTTCAACGTTCAGTCTTCGCCAAATCAAGCACAATAGTTCAGGTTCAACATGGAACCTTCGTGTAGCTCAAACATGTTTCAGTGCAATTTTTTATGTTCTCTAATCGTGGAAGATCAAAAAGGGCATGCCTTTACAATCTTGTATTTATTATATTAGTGTCTTCTTCAAATCCTACAGATCAAAGAGGATCTTAACTTTCTGGCATGAAACCCAGATCTACTGGGCACAACTTGAAAGCTGATCTAAATTGAAAATATATGTGATAAAACAACAACTGTATCATAATTGAATTCATTTAAGGAGGACAGAAACATCCATCATCATTGTTCATGTGAATAGTAAAAGACCTTGTAATGTACAGTCTGAAGGGCTAGAGAAAAACACGGACATGAGGTATGGCTTGTCCCGGTAGTTCCTTATCATAATCCCAGTAACCCAATTACAAATGATTTATGTGAGAAACAGAGGGGCATTGCATCATAATTCGTAGCTTCATTGATGACTATATCCCACACCTCTATATATATATCATAACACCGCGGATCCCTAGCTTGCCAAGATCTTTGGAACCTGCACATTGTAATCAATCAAATTGCAAGCACAACACTCAACATAAAGGATAAATATTAGCAATGAGTTCTCCTGATAGTCGTGAATTGAGAAAAAAAAAAGATGCACACCTGCCTCAATGAACAAATGTATTCACCCATGTTTACATTTCTAGCACAATAACTGCAAAGAATGAAAATAACATAGTGAGTTTCTTTGACGGAATCAGTGCATAAAGAGATGTTCAGTGCACGATAACGCCACTTGTTCGGGATCAAAGTATGCAACTTACAGTCTGAATCAGTTTTGACCCATTTTGCGCCATCGTCGTCTAGATCACGGAGTGCATCCTCGAGGCATTCATTGATCTCTTGCTCATCCGGCTTCCAGTCCAAATGTCTCCTAGGTACGAGCGTCGAAGAATTTTGCGGGTGTATTTTCTTCTGAAGTATTGCCTTGAGCAGCTGAAATGGGAAGAAAATCAAACCATAAGATACTACTGAAGAGTCAAGAAGGTATAATTAACTGTAGATGTACATAAGAATGTAAGTGAACCTTTTCCATTCTTGATTGAGGGAAAGAGCTCCTTGGATCTGGAATAGCAGAGGCAAAGCCACCTTTGCGCATGAGTAGTTTGAAGAGCGAAGCAACCGACCTCGGCTTAAGTGTACTTGCTTTCTTCCCCAGTGAATCTTTTGCCTTACTTATGACGACCATCTTGTTCAGCAGCTGGTCCCTGTGCTTCTCATTTATGCTCTCATCGACTTCTTTGTGTGAAGTTACCTGCTCATCATCGTGCGAGTCATGGGCTTCTGCTTGGTCTTTGCTTGCTAGTATCATTGCAAACTCTTTCTGTATCCTGTCTACTTCCTCCTCTGTAAACTTGATGGCATCTTGCATGGACTGCCCATCCTCGGAAGTGTCCTGCACTTGTGCTACCTCCTCTATCTGCTTATTTCCAAATGTCCCAATGGCAAGCAATGATTGGGGCCAATCGCTGAACTCGTCGTTGCGACAATCCGGCACGTTAGAACCTGCACATTAGAACTAAATTAAGTTGATAGTTCCATGAAAAGACATAGAGGTATGGTCCTAAGTTCATACTAGCTTAAATTGGGTGTCCGGAGCATGGACCACTAAGTTTAAAATTCTTAAGCCCCAGTCATTCTCATCAGCTTATCACTGGTTAGATATATGTTTTTGCCCATGCCTACTCCACATCCTGATGTTCTCTTTCATTTTTTGTATGTCGGCAATCACTTGATCACATCTATAAAAAGTTAAATAGAGCATCCATTCTGCAATATCAGTAGCCTTTTTTTATGTCTTCTTGACACGGAATATGTTTAAACAGGATTGCTTGACTTCAGCTCATTGGAACAAAACCATCCAAGGTGTCAGGATTCTACCCAGAATGAATGACATTATTTTTGTTGACAGGTTGGGGGTTGGGGCTATAAAGTAATCATGGCATTTCTTACATAAAGAACAACAATCGTGAGGAAATCAAAAGTATGTAGGAACAAAAATGTACTTGCTTCCACTAGTTCAGGCTTTGATCCATGACGACTAGCTGGGCGGAAAACCTTACAGGAAACCATGAAAAAGAGCTAGGGATAGAAAAGAGTGAGGAAACCCCTTGATACACAAGTCCATTAAAGAAAACAAACAGTAAAAAAAATGCAGGCAAGTCAGGGAATGTCACTGCACTGGCATTTTCTTTGACGGTGTACACTGGCATTATCATAAGTCGTgaaaggtactccctctgtaacttTTTATAAGACGGTTTTAGAGTAAAAAAAAAGTCTTATATTAAGTTATAGAGGCTGTAGCTTCCACACTAGACCAATAGATCTAAAGACTAACGGATTGCGGAAAATCCCAGAGCGAAAGGGTTAGAAGAAATCCCAGAATCATTTAAAAAAACAAGACCGGAAGTGGGGAGGGACCAGCAAATCCACTTCATCATTTTAATTTCTTCTGGGAGAGGCAGCAAAAAAATAACTTTGATGACCAGAGCTAACTGACACAAGTGAAACTTGAAGGCAAAAATGATATTTTTTTTGTCAAGGATTATAAGCAGAGATCAAAGATGACCGCCTTCTTCCTCATCTTTTCAGGGAATCAAGGGAAATGATGACCATTTTGCTTCTACACTAGTCTAGAGCACACGCTACTTATTTGGTCAACAAGAAAGCGAAGGTTCCAAAGTGCACTCACGAGAAGGGCCCGAGGAACTGGCCGGGAAGCGGCTCGCTTCCTGCTTCCCGCTGATCTTGTTCGCCATCCAGCTGAAAATCTGCAAGAAAAACAGAGGCCAGTTCTGTCACTTCACCAGAACGCCACCACGCAAACAGaggttccatcatcatcatcatcagcagcaGCAGCCACTATCCATTCAGACATTCAAGCACATCAAACCTACTGCAAAAATAAAGATCACAGGGGTGGGCGATGGCATGGGCCTTTACCTTCATCTTCCTTGCTTGGGGATTGATCGGGATGTGGGAATGAGCGGCGAAGCCGATGCAGGTGCCGAGACTGCAAGAAGCAGAGTGATGAGGAGCTGATGACTGAGAGAGGGTGTGAGAGGCCTTGCActtgaagtggtggtggtggctgcTGCTACCGGCGATGGAAGGAGCGGTGTCGCGCAGTGAGTGGCAGTGTGGAGCTACTACCGGTAGCCCGGCTTGCTTATTGGAGCGATTTGATTTGAAGGGGCCGGGGTGGCTCAAGTCCCAAGGCTTTGTAGCGTGGCTCATGAGGTGCCGCTAGCTATACATGCTTCATCTGGCATGTCACTTCCCGGCCTTATTTTTCTCCGAGATGGTGACCTTCCCTTTTGGGAGGGAGGAGCATCATGAGATggcgccagccagccagccagacgTGAGTTTATCATTACCGGCTAAAAAAATCTCAGCCTGTCGATCTACATTTCTCGAGAGAAATTTACATTTTACAGTCGAAATGATATGCATGTACGTCCACGCTATTATTAGCCTTCAAGTGCAGAAGTAACTCTACTCTCGTTGTAAAAAGGTGCGAACTAAGCGCATTTCTAACCGACCTTCTAAAAATAACGAAGAATCCGATGAAGTAAACCCTTAGTGAAGTATTTTTACTCCACTAAGTTTTCACCGGACCTAACCGATCCCATACATATAACAAAGCAATTTTTTCTATTTGCATTTCATTTTCAACCACAGAAACACATTTATTGCTTTTTAATTTCATTCAGTGACATTTTAATAAGTTGAAGTACATAATTCACCAATTCTTTGCTACAAGAGCAATaccaaagaaaataagaaccaCAATTAGACATTCTAAAAGATATCCAACTTTCATAGCTGCTCCCACTAGTTGGATTAATATGttctctatgtcttcattgttgactcTCTCTATTGGCTTCTCGAGTTTGTACACTTCTTTCTTCTTCAATTCCATCGAATTCGGCGTTGCTGTATCTAGTCTCTATTCTAGCAACGAGTGCACGATCATCTATCAAATTCCATGCTATCAATagatcgatgtaatcttcttcccaataccaaaacttgcatccatcctacaCATAAATTTGAGCAAAGAATGAGCTACCGAAACTGCGCCAAATCGGGTGAACAACCGAGTCAAAAGAAGCACATACCCCATCATTTTTGcacttgaagaacacccatccgggatgttctgGCGTGGTAGAAACTCGGCGCACCACCTGTCGCGGGCAATCGTCGCACTTTATGACCAGCAATGCGCCGAGCCCGGGCGACGGCCGAGCGTGTCTTTGCCGGCGAACCGCCGACGGGAGAGATCCGAGTCGCTAGAGGTGGAGTCAATACCTGCATGCGGCGCAGAGACTTTGCCGGGGTTGTGCGGTACGGTACCTGGCCAATCCATGTCAAGGTGCAATCTCGGGCGGCTGGATGCGCCTaatccgacggcggcggcgacagccgCAGATCTACCGGTTGTGCGCTGGCGACGGGGCGAGAAGGGCATAAATCCGGGTGGTCAAGGACCGCGGAGGAACCTACGGAGCGTCCTTGGTGGCAGGCGGTGGCCAGCAGGGGTGGGAGGGGCGGCGCCGGTGTAGATGTGGCGCGGGAGTGGAGCGGAGGAGGCAGCAGAGTAGAGGAGTTTTTTTACTCAAACGCCGAGCGATGGAGTGAACATAGGGAAGACGGGGCGCGGTTGAGGATAATTTATTCTCCATTAACACCGACTGGGGATCGGTTAGGTGCCGTTAAGAGAAGTAAACCAAACTTTTACTCTTTTAACAAGTAACAGGGGATCGGTTAGAAAAGCCCAACTACGGTGCCCGCGGTTTAAACTTGAAAACCGTCACCGGTGCAGCGTAAAGCCGTAAATGCACGACGACTCTAAGGTAATCAAGATACCGTGACCGTGTGAATCGTACCTAGAGCTATCATGTGGGTAGTTCTATCTATCCAGCCTCAAGTGTCATAAGCTCATAACTACTCCATGCCGGCGCTGTAAACTACGCCCAGGCCGTAGATGGTAACCTCTGTGTTGAGCTAAAATAGCAAGTACTATTCTCGATCCCGCCGTCTGGATCGATTTCCCCAAGTTTTGAACATGTTGCATCTTGCAAGTAGTACAACGCAAATTTAGCCAGCATCCAACATGATCGCGTTTATCTAAAACCACACGTACTGCAAATCGATATAAAATCACACGTCCTGCAATTTGCAAGCACAGCAATTGATGTCTGGAAACTACGCCCAGGCTTTATATTTGAAACAGGGGGCGCATGGAGTTGTATACGGCGGGGAGGATAATTGCTCTGAACTGTGGTGTTGTTACTGGCCTTGCGAATGTGATGAACAAACCTTTCTGTGTTATCTATTCCCTCCTTTTTTTGACATCAGTACTGCTCAATCTCATAAACCCGGTCTCTTCTTTTAGAGATTGCAATTTAGCCAGCATCTCTTCTTCTATAAATATATGATACGCATGCTCGTGCGTATTCTAGAGAAAGAAAAAAAGCCAGCATCTAACGTGCTCCCCTTTGTCGAAAAAATCTAACATGCTCCCGTACACATAAAATCACACGCACGTACCGCAATTTGCATGCACACCAATTGATGACTGTATTCGGCGCGGTTGCTCTTTCAACAGGGAGAAGAGGTGGCGTTCTTGTCACTTGGCCATCGAGATTTTGCGCCGGGCGGGATCCAAAGAATGGAACAACCCCCTTGCGAACCCACTCCAGTTCGTCTCCTAAAAAGCAGCTATAATGTCAAGCCAAGTTGCGAGCTGAAAACTAACCCAAATGGGCTACAGATAATAGGCCTTCGGATCCCAAACCCAGGACCGGGCACCAAGTGTCACGACCGCGCCACGACGGATCCCATCGCGCCTGGTCGGCCCCGACGCGTGTGCCCAGAACCATGCGCTTATACCTTCTTTAATCGCCGCGATTAGCTTGCAGCGGAGTTCTAACCTTCTTGGTTTGCCCAGGCACGAGCTCGCTAACACCGATGCTAATCACGCCCCCACTTGCTGGCCAACAGGATCCTTTTCTTTTCGGCCGCAGCTCGCGTAGGCCCCCGCGTCGCCCTGCGACTCGGATGgctccccaaccctagccgccgccgaggCCTAGCCtatcttccttctctcctcccgccACCGCCGGAGGACGTCGCCGGCTTGCGTCCGGAgaccgacggcggtggcgggggctcTTCCTCCCTTCCGCGTCTTAGGGGTGGCGGGGCCCCAACATGCGTGGAGGTGCGGCTGATCTGGAAGCGACGACGTTGGCTTCAACGTCGGCGGCGGTCGGCCTTGCCTCGGGCCACGGGCGGCTGCTGGCCTGGATTGGGCGACCGCGCGATGTGGTTTTCGGCGACATGCCATCTGGCTTTAgatcggcggcggcgtcgagggcctGGTGGACTGCTTGGTGGCACCCATGGCAGATCTGTTCTGGCCGGTGTAGCCagtggtggtggtcatcttcttcgtcggcggtggtcggccagaagcttggtgatcggatctcaAGATCCAccatctagtcccggctgcgagttgaggagacatggttgccggtgaaaaccgagccgacggcaggcgatggcggcgttctacaCCGttgccttgatgaaggcatcgtcgtgtaactattgtcgacccactcgtgctgctccgggggaaaccctaggatctgatgTTTCAGATCGGACGATGACGGCACTGTGGTGTCGTTTCTCCCTtgagagcatcgtttgtggagcagcgctggaagtcagaggcaggaggtggagcggcttcgtcttgcacggagcttcggtggagatgtcaagtcatgcctaaccgacaggtgctacgctttgtcatgcctggtcggcaggtgctacgcacgacagatcttccaaggacttcaagctgtgtcggctggtggtacttggcagcatggcgctgaggtgtatcagtggcgaccgcgacgtgcccagctgtttgcgcgcagggaggaggtgccgttgggcgtcGTGGTGGtgtcgacgatagctagaccgagcaaggttgatgcatcagtacagttctgaagatggagcggtggcagttggcggcgtcGGTCTCTGAGAGCACGCTGGACCAGTGTATGCCCCCAGACCCGGCAAATGGCTAGGTTGAAgtttcaggtcttagatgttaggcttagctGCGATATCTGTTTGGTATTAGATTCACGTTATCtgtgccccttcatcaactggataggtgtagcaaCTGTGTGTTGCTTAGATGGCGGCTTTAATTTTactattgtatgactttgtaaggtcttgtgagaataattaataaacggGAAAGCAATTTTGCTGCCGACTATTGGTTAGCGCCAGGCACGTATGAttgttttttttcttcgatctttctTTTCTGATCGGCTCGATCAGCTTCTGCTCTGTCGTGTAAAAAGAGCTCCAGGCACGTATGattgtttttttttcttcgatctttctTTTCTGATCGGCTCGATCAGCTTCTGCTCTGTCGTGTAAAAAGAGCTTCAAAAAAGTAGTGCCACCGCTAGAATTCAAACACACAACCCGTTAGTCGTGGCAACGACTCATTACCAGCCGAGCTGACTACTTCTTGTGTTTCATTTGCGGGTTAATCTGTATTTCTACCTTAGTAAGTGAGAGCGAGAAAAAATGACCACAACACCTTTGAAGAGGAGACAAAACCATTTGCTTCAAGTTTTTTGAAGGGCCGATACAACGTGTTTTGTACTCCATTtgtctcttttttgtagtgatgaatATTTTCTAGAGAAATAAATGTTTCACTCCTATAGAATTCGAACAACGGTCTTCTCGCTTGTCATATCTCGGTAAATTCTTTTGTGATGAGATTGATAATTATATGTACCACAAACCTGATAGCTTATGTACAAATATGGTCGTAGCTTTTCTTTTGACAAAATAATTCCTGCCGACTGTTCGTTAGCGATAGGCACGCACGCTTCGATTGCCGTCGGATGCGCATCGAACGATCCCGCGAAAGCCTCCCGAGCGCCAcagtttccttttcttttctttgttgcaTGCACGCACGATCCGCTTCAGATCTGATTTTCTTGCTCTCCTTCCGATCCATTTTTATCCTCTCCAGATCCTTTTGTTCGCCAGATCAGATTTTCTTGCTCTCCTCCCGATCCATTTTTTTCCTCTCCAAATATTTTTTCGTTCGAGATTTTTTCACGCAAAAATTGGTGTGAAAAAGAGAGGATTCGATCCTTGCACCACTAGTGAGACAACTCAACTAGCCTACCACTTGACCTATGATCCCTTTCTTGAACAAAAGAAAGTAAATGGGCTATTTAACATGTCTCCTCTACTACATATGCATAAAAACGAGTTAATTTAGTGTTCGATTTTTCCGCGCTTAGGTACCCCATTCTTGCTAACTTTACCGGCAGGGGGGTGATGAAATATCCTTCGTTAACTTTCGTGTGAATAACATGGTAAGTAAAACTtcatagacctgataacttatgtaccccggtCCTAAAAACTTTGTCGGCGAGGGTGAGGGTGGGGGAGTTGTTGAAACATACCACGGTAACTTCTGTGCAAATAACATGTTAACTCAAACATGccggacctgataacttatgtaccccggtCCTGATAACTTGGTCGGCGAGGGTGGGGATGGGGCAAGTCGCTGAAACATGCCATGGTCACTtctgtgcaaataacatgataactcaaacatggcggacctgataacttatgtaccccggtCCTGATAACTTGGTCGGCGAGGATGGGGGTGGGGCAAGTCGCTGAAACATGCCACGGTAACTtctgtgcaaataacatgataactcatactcccttcgtccggaaatacttgtcatcaaaatgaataaaaggggatgtatctagatgtattttagttctagatacaccattttttgtccattttgatgacaagtttttTTGGACGGAGGAAGTACATGGTAGACTTGATAACTTTGTCGGAGGGGTCGGGGTGGGGGTGTCGTTGAAACGTACGAcggtaacttctatgcaaataacatgataactcacacatcgtaAACATGATAAATTATGTACCAGTCCTGGTAACTTTGTCGGAGGGGCCGGAGTGGGGGAGTCGTTGAAACATACCACGATAATTTCTATGCAAATaatatgataactcacacatcatagACATTAAATTATGTACCCAGTCCTGGTAACTTTGTTGNNNNNNNNNNNNNNNNNNNNNNNNNNNNNNNNNNNNNNNNNNNNNNNNNNNNNNNNNNNNNNNNNNNNNNNNNNNNNNNNNNNNNNNNNNNNNNNNNNNNNNNNNNNNNNNNNNNNNNNNNNNNNNNNNNNNNNNNNNNNNNNNNNNNNNNNNNNNNNNNNNNNNNNNNNNNNNNNNNNNNNNNNNNNNNNNNNNNNNNNNNNNNNNNNNNNNNNNNNNNNNNNNNNNNNNNNNNNNNNNNNNNNNNNNNNNNNNNNNNNNNNNNNNNNNNNNNNNNNNNNNNNNNNNNNNNNNNNNNNNNNNNNNNNNNNNNNNNNNNNNNNNNNNNNNNNNNNNNNNNNNNNNNNNNNcacgataacttctatgcaaataacatgataagtcACACATCATAGAAATGATAAATTATGTACCCAATCCTGATAACTTTATCGGTGGGGGTAGGGTGGGAGGAGTTGTTGAATCATACCACGATAACTCttttgcaaataacatgataactcacacatcgcagACTTGATAATTTATGTATCCGACCCTGGTAAATGTGGCGACTGTGacgaggggtgggggtgggggggggcaACCCCGGTAATTTATATGTAAATAGCTTGTTAATAGACACATACTAAGCTGATAACTCACATACAAACGCCATTATAATTTTTGACCTAAATTTTTATTGTTGAAAAATATACACCCGGTAATTTCTATGTAAAAAGCATGATAATGTATACATCACAGATTTGATAACTAATAT
It encodes:
- the LOC119301586 gene encoding uncharacterized protein LOC119301586 — translated: MSHATKPWDLSHPGPFKSNRSNKQAGLPVVAPHCHSLRDTAPSIAGSSSHHHHFKCKASHTLSQSSAPHHSASCSLGTCIGFAAHSHIPINPQARKMKIFSWMANKISGKQEASRFPASSSGPSRSNVPDCRNDEFSDWPQSLLAIGTFGNKQIEEVAQVQDTSEDGQSMQDAIKFTEEEVDRIQKEFAMILASKDQAEAHDSHDDEQVTSHKEVDESINEKHRDQLLNKMVVISKAKDSLGKKASTLKPRSVASLFKLLMRKGGFASAIPDPRSSFPQSRMEKLLKAILQKKIHPQNSSTLVPRRHLDWKPDEQEINECLEDALRDLDDDGAKWVKTDSDFIVLEM